The Corynebacterium callunae DSM 20147 genomic sequence GCCCACCTGGCCACTTTATGAACCCACAAAACGCCAAGCATTATCGCTGGTAGATGGCCACGCCAAGGTGGTGAGCGATCCACTGAAGATGGTGCGCCTGGCTTTTTAAGACAATGTGGGTGTTCTTTTGCTGCTCGCCTGCAAAGCTGCTGCGATATCTCTATTGTGGCTTTTATGACTGACACCTCACCGCTCGGTTCAGAGCTAATCCCCGAGTCCTCTGTCCGCCCTGTGATTGATGCCGAAGGTTATATTGTCGAGCATGAATCCGAGGAGTATCCCTCACCCACGCCCGCTCCCGGTGAGCAACCGTGGGAAAAGAGCCAAAGGGAATGGTACAAAGAGGCAGTCTTTTATGAGGTGCTGGTTCGCGCCTTTTATGACCCAGAAGGCAATGGATCAGGTTCTCTCAAGGGCTTGACCGAAAAGCTGGATTACATCCAATGGCTGGGTGTGGATTGTATTTGGATCCCACCTTTTTATGATTCCCCGCTGCGCGATGGTGGATATGACATCCGCAATTTCCGTGAGATCCTGCCTGAATTTGGCACGGTCGAAGACTTTGTGGAGCTTGTTGATCAAGCCCACCGCCGTGGACTGCGTGTTATCACCGACCTCGTCATGAACCACACCTCCGATGAGCACCCCTGGTTCCAGGAATCACGCCGCGATCCAGAAGGTCCATATGGAGATTTTTATGTTTGGGGCGATGATCCCAACCTCTATAGCGAAGCGCGCATTATCTTCATCGATACTGAGGATTCCAACTGGACCTATGATCCAGTGCGCAAGCAGTACTACTGGCACCGCTTCTTCTCCCACCAGCCAGACCTCAACTATGACAATCCTCAAGTCCAAGAAGCCATGCTGGATGTTTTGCGCTTCTGGTTGGATCTGGGTCTTGATGGATTCCGTCTGGATGCTGTCCCCTATCTCTTTGAGCGCGAGGGCACCAATGGTGAAAACCTCAAGGAAACCCATGACTTCCTAAAGAAGTGTCGCGCAGTTGTAGAAGCTGAATATCCTGGCCGAATTCTGCTGGCTGAGGCTAATCAGTGGCCACAGGATGTAGTTGAATACTTCGGTGAAAAAGAAAAGGGCGATGAGTGCCATATGGCATTCCACTTCCCTTTGATGCCACGTATCTTCATGGGTGCCCGCCAAGGATCCCGCACCCCTATTAGTGAGATCCTGGCCAACACCCCAGATATTCCTAAGACTGCACAATGGGGCATCTTCTTGCGCAATCACGATGAGCTCACCCTCGAAATGGTTTCCGATGATGAGCGCGCCTATATGTATTCCCAATT encodes the following:
- the treS gene encoding maltose alpha-D-glucosyltransferase, with amino-acid sequence MTDTSPLGSELIPESSVRPVIDAEGYIVEHESEEYPSPTPAPGEQPWEKSQREWYKEAVFYEVLVRAFYDPEGNGSGSLKGLTEKLDYIQWLGVDCIWIPPFYDSPLRDGGYDIRNFREILPEFGTVEDFVELVDQAHRRGLRVITDLVMNHTSDEHPWFQESRRDPEGPYGDFYVWGDDPNLYSEARIIFIDTEDSNWTYDPVRKQYYWHRFFSHQPDLNYDNPQVQEAMLDVLRFWLDLGLDGFRLDAVPYLFEREGTNGENLKETHDFLKKCRAVVEAEYPGRILLAEANQWPQDVVEYFGEKEKGDECHMAFHFPLMPRIFMGARQGSRTPISEILANTPDIPKTAQWGIFLRNHDELTLEMVSDDERAYMYSQFAVEPRMRANVGIRRRLNPLLEGDRNQLELLHGLLLSLPGSPVLYYGDEIGMGDNIWLPDRDGVRTPMQWSSDRNGGFSKADPERLYLPAIQNDQYGYAQMNVESQLKRENSLLRWIRNQIMIRKQYPAFGAGTYREVDSTNDAVLTFLREHRGQTLLCVNNMSKHPQAVSLDLREFAGRTPREVSGGQLFPTIAEREWVVTLAPHGFFWFDLSEHDQED